GGATTGTTGCATATCCGAAACATTCAGTATAGGAGTGACAGCTTTTACATTCATGATTTTTTCACATAAGGAGGAGTTTAAAGAATACTTAACGTCTAGACGAAACGAGTATTACTTTGACAGAATGTCTCGTAGTAATGAATTAAAAAAAATCTCTTATATTTTCTAAAACGCGTCACCTAAATACCCAGTTAAGGACCCAATAAGTAATCCAGCGATACTAGCAATTAATAAAAATTGAAGCCATGAAGTCTCACTTCCATCTGTAAACCAGAACAACCCATGAAAAAAACCTAACACAAGACCTAATGGCAGATGACAAAAGAACATGAACTATGAAAATTTGTTGTAATTGTTCATTGATAACTTTCTTCCCAATCCATAATTAGGGAGGCATCTAAGTAGTATCTGGGGTCCTTATTGTCTGTATTGTTGTAAATTGATGCGGCGCATAAAATAATACTAAATAGCCTACCAAATATTCCGCTTATGATTATGTAAAACTTTACTAGTTTTTCATTTTTCTATAAAATGGCCAGGTTGATTTTCATTCCCTGAAATTGAAATCTTTTATTCGAGTGGAGTGAGGAGCGCAATGAAATAATAATGACCGGCCTTTATGCCTTTCATAGCTCGTGCAAAAAGTTGAGTAATCTTCCCATTTTATGACATTTGTGCTAGATCTGAGGACTGGATTGTAGAAGTTATGTGCTAGGGTTTCAGATGGGGCGGGCGGACGAAGAGAGCGATGAACGTTGCGGAGAGAAGGTTGGAATAGTCTTACAGTGCCTGCCTTGTGAGCAAGGAACATTGGAAGTGACGGCTGTATGTTTTGTTGATTTGCATAAGTGTTCATGGACCTTGAAGCTTGGTGGGATTGATTGGTGTTGAACAGAGAATGTGAGATGAGTGTTATCAGTTATTACCTATTGCTATTTTATTTCGGGTTACTGCTGGGGTTAGAAGCGGTAGTTTGCTAATTAATTTACCTCAAGAGCCTCAGTTGCTTAAGAGTTGCTGGCTGTCACTCATTCCGGCTATGGATGAATGCCTTAGCTCTCTTTCCGAGTAGCCCCTAGAGGAGTATTTAGCGTTTATTATCTAGAACTTATGCTATAGACTGCAAGCTGGTTATGCAGAACTCCATCGTCATGACAGTAATAGGCCCTGATTCGTCAGGAATAGTAGATCGGCTTGCGTCCATGGTTCGCGAGGAAGGAGGCAATTGGTTAGAGAGTCGGTTGATTCATTTAGGAGGACAGTTTGCAGGTGTAGTGAGGGTTGATATACCGAAGGAAAGCGAAGAGGCTTTTAAAGGGCGTATCGCAGGGCTTAAGACATATGGTCTCAAGGTAGAGATTCATGAGGACCAGCAAGAGGTAGTCCCTGAATCAAATGCCAGAGTGATTGATATAGAGCTTATAGGACAAGATCGCCCCGGGATTATAAGCCAGATCGCGGGTGCTTTGACAGAGATGGGAGCAAATATTGAAGAGCTAAATTCTCAGTGCGTGAGTGCGGCGATGAGTGGGGAAGAACTCTTTGAAGCGGAAATAACCATCACGGTTTCACCCGATTGTAGTTTAGAGATTGTGCGTGAGCGGCTGGAAAAGATAGCCTCTGATTTGATGGTGGATTTAGAGTTTGATGAGGCTACTTAGCGTTTTTTCTTGCTTGTCTGATAGAATGTAATTTTTGGGGGTCGATTTGCACCCGAGTGGTGATTTTACGCAGGAAGCGTTTTTGTCGAGTGCTTATTAGGCTTTCAAGGGTTTGGTAGCTAAAGGGCTTCTGGATGAGGTAGATGGGGAAGTCAGTGCATTCCTCGATAAATTCATCAAAATGTTCCGGCGGGTAACCACTCATCAGAATAATGCGCACACTTGGCATCTCATCGAAGGATTTAAAGATTTCGTAGGCGCTACGGATAAATTGTTTGCCGTCCATTTCTGGCATGGTGTAGTCAACGATAATGAGTGATGGGTAGTTGCCTAGACCTATTTCTTCAAGAGCTTCGGAAGGAGAGCTAAACTGGTGGGCTCGGATCTTTTGCAGTTTGAGTAAGCTGTTGACAGAACCTAGGACAATGGGATCGTCTTCGATCAGGAAAGCACTATCTGGTTTGTCACCGGGCCTCACAGGTGGGGGTGGTTGGACTTTTGCTTTAACTATAGACTGGGTGGCTACTTTGGAGTTGCTATCATCCCCTTGATTCATTTCATGGTAGTGTGGCCAACCCAGTTTGACGGTCGTGCCGCGGTCTATTTTTGATTCAATGCCCACCATACCACCATGCTGCTGCATAATGCCTTGAACAAGCGAAAGGCCTAAACCTGTGCCAGCACCTTTATCTTTGGTGGTGTAAAAGGGCTCAAAGATTTTCTTTATGTGTTCCGGTGAAATGCCGGAGCCTTCATCTGTGATGGAAAGATAGATGTATTCGGAATCTTTTTCATGAGTAATGTGAATGATGCCGCCATCTTTCATGGAATCCCGGGCATTGTTCAAAATATTGAGGAATGTATGGCTGAGCGCTGAGTAGCAGCCGTAAATTTGAGGGGCATCTGTTTTGTCTTTATTGCTTATGGTTTCATCTATTTTAAGTTGGTAACGTGGTCCGTAAGAGCGCCTTGTTAGGTTTATGACATCATGGACAAGCTCTGCTAGGTTCAGGTTGCCCATGGAAAGTGATTGGCGGCGCGAGTAGCCAAGGAGACTGCGAGTGAGCGAGGTCCCATTTGCGCAGGCTTGCATGATTTGCTGTAGAGCTTTTTTGGTTTCAGCATCATGGTTCTTGGTCATGGTGAGGTATTCGGCATAACCCTGAATGGCAAGGATGAGGTTATTAAAGTCATGAGCTACGCCGCTTGCTAGGCCACCTATACTTTCCAGTCGGCGAGCGTTCATGACTTCTTCCTGCAAGCTGATCCAAGAAGTAATCTCGTTGAAGCAGAAAAAGAACCAGTAGTGAATGCCATCAGCGTGATCCTCGCGATGTTTCATGAAAGTTACAGAAAAGGAGCGATCTTCAAGCTCAAATATAGGGGAAGAGGGTGCTTCATCTGCATTGATGTTGGCAAAAATCTCATGCAAATAAGTTGCAAGACTTTGGGGTATGTCTTGCCAGTGTAGGTGCGGATCTCGGATGCCGATCCTAGGCATGTCAAAAATTTTGGAGGCGTCGCTGTTGATATAGAGTAAGTTGTAGTCACCTTGAGGTGTAGCATGAATTAGAATCTGGCCAGGGCCGCCACTTTCATCCTGAAAGGTGTTGAGTATTTCTTCGATGTTTCCGAGAGGTCCGCTTGAAATTAACATGGTTTATCTTTAGTTGCTTTGTAATAGAATCGGAAAATGAATCTAATACATGAGATGATCTATTTCAATCTGCATTATTTGGTAATGAGGTGAGAGAGTAAAACAGTTGGAAAAATAGTAGAGGAAGCAGGTTATTTGGGATTACCGCTTGCTTCTCGGTCATGAGTGCATAACATATTAAATTTTGGTAAATTATGTATCCTTTTGAATTATCACATCTATGCATCGTTCTGGGTTTGCTTTATTTAGCAGTTCATGGCTATGCCTTATACCAAAGTGATCAGGTAAAGCAGTGGCTTGCAGCATTCCCTAGAAATGAAGTAGCGGGAACAGTCTTAACCGTTGTAGCAGGACTTTGGTTTGGGTGGATTTTGGCAACACAAGATTTGATGGATTATTCGCAGTACCGCAAAATTTTTCTTATTGCGTTGTGTGTTAGTGTGGGGTTGCTCATCATTTATTTGAAGGAGTTTTTAGCTGTTAGAGCGTTGGGTTGTGTCGGGCTTTTATGCGGCGGGATGATGCTTGATGTAGGTTTTATGCGTCCTGAACTGCCTAGGTTACTCATTAGTTTTGCCGCGTATGTGTATATTTTCTTGTCCATGTTTTGGATAGGTGCGCCCTATTTGATGAGGGATCAGATTTCGTGGGTTTGTGCCCGGGATGAGCGGTTCAAGTGCTTGGCTGGCGCTGGCGTTGGCTTTGGAGTCATTATTTTAGGGTTGGGCATATTTGTATTCTAGAGCTTAGTAAAATCTAGCTGTCAGAAATAGACAGCTTCGTAAAAATAGCACTAGCAACTGTATCCTCTTTTGATACTATTTCAATTGTGGTTCAAAATATTTATCACCTGCCATTCTAAGTTTTACGCATCTACACAGGCTGCTTAGAAGCAATCCGAGTTATACGATATCCAAGGAACTGATTATTTATGTGGAAAAAAAACAGTATTGATTTAGCTTTCAGGATATGAATCAAAGACCAACTGACCTTTATGAACTAAATACTTTTGCCCCTAAGATTGTCGCCGTGATTGTTGTGGTGGTGATTTTAGGATTTTTGGGCACTCAAGCCTTCCATGTGGTAGATCCTGGTACTAGAGGAGTTTCTGTAACATTGGGTAAAGTGAACCCCCAGTTCTTGCCAGAAGGATTTTCCATGAAAATTCCCGTGATCGAGAAGATCTATAATATTTCAGTCAAGCAAATTACCATACCTGGTGAAGCAGTGAGTTTTTCTAGTGACCTTCAGACAGTAAAGGTTGCTTACAATGTTTTGTTTCGCATTCCTGAAACACAACTGGTTGAATTGTTCCGGAAGTATTCAGGTAGTAGAGCAGAGGATTATTATCGCTATTTGATAGAGCCCAGAGTTCAGGAATCAATCAAACAGGTCGCCTCACAGTACAAGGCTGAGAATATCGTTAAAAACAGGCCAGAAGTTAAAAGTCTGGCCCAAGAAAGTCTTGTGGAAGCGATGGAAAGCCTCATGGAAATTAGGGATCTAGTTATTACAAATATTGACTTAACCGATGAGTTAGAAGCAGCCATTGAGCGCAAACAGGTTGCAGAGCAGGAAGCACAGAGAAAAGACTATGAATTGCAGATAGCGGAGAAAGATGCTCAAATCGCTATTGTAAAGGCTGAAGGCGAAGCCAAGGCCATAAAAATTCGTGGTGAAGCGCTGCAAGCTTCTCCTGAAGTGATTGAATTACAAATAGCGGAGAAGTGGGATGGCAAGTCCCCGCAAACGGTAGTTACCGGTAACGGTGGAGCTAACGTGTTGCTCCCTCTGCGCTAAATCCGTGTAGGTCTCAGCACCGGGGGCTTACGAATTCTCAGTAGGCATGATATACGGTTTGAAATATAGAATCTTGGTAGGTGCCATATTACTAGGGCTTAATGGTCCATTCTTGCTCCATGCAAGTAAGCTGCGCACTGATCAAGAGGGGCAGCCAGAAATTGTTAAGAACGAAAAAGAGGTTCGTTTAGGTCCCAATTCCAGGCTGATTCTAGTCGAAGACTCCAATATGATCAACCAGTTTAAGCTAAATAATGAATTAGCACGAAATCGGTTTGAAGAGGCTGTGTTGGCATTTACTGAGAAACCCAATTTGCAGGAAGCATGGAAGAGTTTGGTTCATTCCAGTGATAGAGTTGGAATAAAGATTAATACGAAAGGAAGCACTGTTTTCCAAAGTAAGCCGGTATTTGTAGATAGCGTTGTAAGCGGGTTGCTTAGTGCGGGTGTAGCGAAAGAAAACATTACTATCTGGGACGACAGCCAGGACGAACTGAAAGCTGCCGGTTGGAGGGTAGACGGAGTTCCAGCGAGAGGTGCGAGGGTTTCCTCTGTGGTGCCTGGCACTGGATATGATGCAGAGCAATTTCTCTTT
This portion of the Verrucomicrobiota bacterium genome encodes:
- a CDS encoding ACT domain-containing protein, whose protein sequence is MQNSIVMTVIGPDSSGIVDRLASMVREEGGNWLESRLIHLGGQFAGVVRVDIPKESEEAFKGRIAGLKTYGLKVEIHEDQQEVVPESNARVIDIELIGQDRPGIISQIAGALTEMGANIEELNSQCVSAAMSGEELFEAEITITVSPDCSLEIVRERLEKIASDLMVDLEFDEAT
- a CDS encoding ATP-binding protein, with the translated sequence MLISSGPLGNIEEILNTFQDESGGPGQILIHATPQGDYNLLYINSDASKIFDMPRIGIRDPHLHWQDIPQSLATYLHEIFANINADEAPSSPIFELEDRSFSVTFMKHREDHADGIHYWFFFCFNEITSWISLQEEVMNARRLESIGGLASGVAHDFNNLILAIQGYAEYLTMTKNHDAETKKALQQIMQACANGTSLTRSLLGYSRRQSLSMGNLNLAELVHDVINLTRRSYGPRYQLKIDETISNKDKTDAPQIYGCYSALSHTFLNILNNARDSMKDGGIIHITHEKDSEYIYLSITDEGSGISPEHIKKIFEPFYTTKDKGAGTGLGLSLVQGIMQQHGGMVGIESKIDRGTTVKLGWPHYHEMNQGDDSNSKVATQSIVKAKVQPPPPVRPGDKPDSAFLIEDDPIVLGSVNSLLKLQKIRAHQFSSPSEALEEIGLGNYPSLIIVDYTMPEMDGKQFIRSAYEIFKSFDEMPSVRIILMSGYPPEHFDEFIEECTDFPIYLIQKPFSYQTLESLISTRQKRFLRKITTRVQIDPQKLHSIRQARKNAK
- a CDS encoding prohibitin family protein: MNQRPTDLYELNTFAPKIVAVIVVVVILGFLGTQAFHVVDPGTRGVSVTLGKVNPQFLPEGFSMKIPVIEKIYNISVKQITIPGEAVSFSSDLQTVKVAYNVLFRIPETQLVELFRKYSGSRAEDYYRYLIEPRVQESIKQVASQYKAENIVKNRPEVKSLAQESLVEAMESLMEIRDLVITNIDLTDELEAAIERKQVAEQEAQRKDYELQIAEKDAQIAIVKAEGEAKAIKIRGEALQASPEVIELQIAEKWDGKSPQTVVTGNGGANVLLPLR